Proteins encoded together in one Salmo trutta chromosome 3, fSalTru1.1, whole genome shotgun sequence window:
- the LOC115165519 gene encoding myeloid cell surface antigen CD33-like produces the protein MIINDITKTDAGDYQLRLSGTFKSGKKNKSTFREKIKIAVKALTQKPSVLTPPLTEGEPATLTCTAPGICSGTPPNITWTWRGTGDNITELRDNTTIQKREDLTSVTTTHFSTLTFTPSAQHHTTKVTCQVTFKGNITTEETVTLNVTQEVSKDILAMLLNPPLIAAFAIGAAFSATICCIFLCLTGKCKRRKERIPKDSDSKSPLTNLEMVACEDQQTDAGRAVRGEQTPLQVVLMEGAETQDPRPVELQETLPKGKNQKMCTTPLSTTPN, from the exons ATGATCATCAACGACATCACTAAGACTGATGCTGGAGACTATCAACTAAGACTGTCCGGAACATTTAAAAGtggaaaaaaaaataaatctaCATTCCGAGAGAAAATAAAAATTGCAGTGAAAG CTCTGACCCAGAAGCCCTCAGTGTTGACTCCTCCTCTGACAGAGGGAGAACCAGCTACTCTGACCTGCACTGCCCCAGGGATCTGCTCTGGAACTCCTCCTAACATCACATGGacatggagagggacaggagacaaCATCACTGAGCTCAGAGATAACACCACTATACAAAAGAGAGAGGATCTGACCAGCGTCACTACAACCCACTTCTCAACTTTGACCTTCACACCTTCAGCTCAGCACCACACCACCAAGGTCACGTGCCAAGTGACATTCAAAGGGAACATCACCACTGAGGAGACAGTGACTTTGAATGTGACTC AGGAAGTATCTAAAGACATCTTGGCTATGCTGTTGAACCCACCACTGATTGCTGCATTTGCGATTGGTGCAGCCTTCTCAGCCACCATCTGTTGTATCTTCCTGTGTTTGACAGGGAAATGTAAAAG ACGCAAAGAGAGGATCCCAAAGGACTCAGACTCCAAAAGCCCTTTAACGAACCTGGAGATGGTGGCATGTGAAGACCAACAG ACGGATGCAGGACGGGCTGTGCGGGGCGAACAGACCCCTCTACAGGTGGTGCTGATGGAGGGGGCTGAAACACAGGACCCCAGACCAGTGGAGCTGCAGGAAACTCTGCCAAAGGGGAAGAACCAAAAGATGTGCACTACGCCACTATCAACTACTCCCAACTGA